In a genomic window of Sphingomonas koreensis:
- a CDS encoding type I secretion system permease/ATPase, which translates to MADEGDSSVPHWGAALVVLAGLKGVKITEAELAGRLAWGNPAETTDARLIAAARSAGLKLDIVPAAIDDIPDMLLPAIFTMRDGTVAIVLSRSADSVEIILPRLLDNSPMQLPLADFHERASGRVGFVEPLSTRTRDARIEAFLRRPVKSWLRDAIIGHRSGYRDIMLASLFGNLLTFGTSLFAMQVWDRVIPAQSIPTLWVLALGTGIALLLELLLRTARVAIVDRIGREADMAISARVFARALDIRNDARPRSTGALIAQLRDIEQIRELLTSTTVAAIVDLPFIILFLILFTMLAGPLTFVLVAAALLIAVPGLLLQRPLAKLAKEGMREGALRNAILVESIERVEEIKATQSEARFQSLWERFTDTGTRIGAGQRFLSSLFVNWTQTLQQLAYTAVVVVGAFQVMDGNMTMGALIACSILTSRALVLFIPFGQIFTRWQNAKIAIAALDDLFDKPVDHDPDQGLLRRTVLRGNYELEGVSFAYDTDSPPVLRVERLTIRAGERVALLGRIGAGKSTLLRLLAGMAQPGGGRLLLDGTSMGLISPADIRREAAYLGQGAQLFLGTIRENLLVGTPAARDEDLLAALAVSGGLPLVQSQAHGFDLMLQEGGAGLSGGQRQTLLLARTLLRNGNILLLDEPSAPLDELSERNLVQQLGSWLGGRTLIVTTNRPGLLELVDRIVVIDNGRVALDGPKAKVLAALSGGRGDAAAAKLQGQPA; encoded by the coding sequence GTGGCCGATGAGGGGGACAGCTCCGTACCGCATTGGGGCGCTGCGCTGGTGGTGCTCGCCGGGCTGAAAGGCGTCAAGATCACCGAGGCCGAGCTTGCCGGGAGGCTGGCCTGGGGCAATCCCGCCGAGACCACGGACGCAAGGCTGATCGCGGCCGCACGCTCGGCAGGGCTGAAGCTCGATATCGTGCCGGCCGCAATCGATGATATTCCCGATATGCTGCTTCCGGCGATCTTCACGATGCGCGACGGCACGGTCGCGATCGTGCTGAGCCGGAGCGCCGACAGCGTCGAGATCATCCTGCCGCGGCTGCTCGACAACAGCCCCATGCAATTGCCGCTCGCCGATTTTCACGAAAGAGCTAGCGGACGCGTCGGCTTTGTCGAACCGCTCTCGACCAGGACGCGCGATGCGCGGATCGAGGCGTTTCTGCGCAGGCCGGTCAAGAGCTGGCTGCGCGATGCGATCATCGGTCACCGCAGTGGCTATCGCGACATCATGCTTGCCTCCCTGTTCGGCAACCTGCTTACGTTCGGCACGTCGCTGTTCGCGATGCAGGTTTGGGATCGTGTCATTCCGGCACAGTCGATTCCCACGCTTTGGGTGCTCGCGCTGGGCACCGGGATCGCGTTGTTGCTGGAGCTCTTGTTGCGAACCGCCCGTGTGGCGATCGTCGATCGCATCGGCCGCGAAGCCGATATGGCGATTTCGGCACGGGTCTTTGCGCGCGCGCTCGACATCCGCAACGATGCCCGGCCGCGATCCACCGGTGCCCTGATCGCGCAACTGCGCGACATCGAACAGATCCGCGAACTGCTGACATCGACCACCGTTGCCGCGATCGTCGATCTGCCGTTCATCATCCTGTTCCTGATCCTGTTCACGATGCTCGCGGGCCCGCTGACCTTTGTGTTGGTCGCTGCGGCGCTGCTGATCGCGGTGCCCGGCTTGCTGTTGCAGCGTCCGCTGGCGAAACTTGCGAAGGAGGGCATGCGCGAAGGCGCGCTGCGCAACGCGATTCTGGTCGAATCGATCGAGCGCGTGGAGGAGATCAAGGCGACCCAGTCGGAGGCACGCTTCCAGTCGCTGTGGGAACGCTTCACAGATACCGGAACGCGTATCGGCGCCGGCCAGCGCTTTCTGTCCTCGCTGTTCGTGAACTGGACGCAGACGCTTCAACAGCTCGCCTATACTGCGGTCGTCGTCGTGGGTGCTTTCCAGGTGATGGACGGCAACATGACGATGGGCGCCCTGATCGCATGCTCGATCCTCACCAGCAGGGCGCTCGTCCTGTTCATTCCTTTCGGGCAGATTTTCACGCGCTGGCAGAATGCGAAGATCGCGATCGCGGCGCTCGACGATCTCTTCGACAAGCCTGTCGATCATGATCCGGATCAGGGACTGCTTCGGCGCACCGTCTTGCGCGGCAACTATGAGCTGGAAGGCGTCAGCTTCGCCTATGACACCGACTCCCCGCCGGTGCTTCGGGTCGAGCGGTTGACGATCCGTGCGGGCGAGCGGGTCGCGCTGCTCGGCCGCATCGGCGCGGGAAAGTCCACGCTGCTCCGCCTGCTTGCGGGCATGGCGCAGCCGGGCGGCGGACGCCTGCTGCTCGACGGCACGAGCATGGGCCTGATCAGCCCTGCCGATATCCGTCGCGAGGCGGCCTATCTGGGGCAGGGGGCGCAGCTGTTTCTCGGCACGATCCGCGAGAATCTGCTGGTCGGCACGCCAGCCGCCCGCGACGAGGATCTGCTGGCGGCGCTGGCGGTCAGCGGTGGCCTTCCGCTGGTCCAGAGCCAGGCGCACGGCTTTGATCTGATGCTGCAGGAAGGCGGGGCCGGTCTTTCGGGCGGGCAGCGTCAGACGCTGCTGCTTGCGCGCACGCTGTTGCGCAACGGAAATATCCTGTTGCTGGACGAGCCATCCGCGCCGCTCGACGAGTTGAGCGAGCGCAATCTCGTCCAGCAGCTCGGTAGCTGGCTCGGCGGACGAACCCTGATTGTCACCACCAACCGGCCCGGCCTGCTCGAACTCGTCGATCGCATCGTCGTCATCGACAATGGGCGGGTCGCGCTCGACGGTCCCAAGGCCAAAGTGCTGGCCGCACTCTCGGGCGGACGAGGCGATGCCGCCGCCGCCAAGTTGCAGGGGCAACCGGCATGA
- a CDS encoding TolC family protein yields MQSEGRIDIADAVRLTLSRHPDIARAMATLARGRAELGAARSVWTPQLSYQANIGPNMLSGKSGSGLNDNMAGPSLTLNQLVWDFGRSKGEIGYAASTERQRGFELEAVADELAERGAVSFLDVKRFELLALETQKHVRSLERLRGLIGLRVNAGISDRSDLLLADVRVESARADEIRARSSQTVAKVALANLIGGVADSYTDPAPVIAGFAERDAEPDFAQLPVIAAAEQAEKAAAARIGQARAERYPRLGLQLGYTRNNYSYNLRDNGFTAMMTVSGDLYRRSNRYAVRAAEEDRRTAEAVKQSAMLDVRGRALTAREEIRGGYQRIDAYRHQEQQAVSASRIFFEEYKLGKRSLTDLLNAELEIYRAASARIGAEYDIMTARVRYETVHGKLRQSLGLPSALSEGEEGGR; encoded by the coding sequence TTGCAGTCCGAAGGCCGGATCGACATCGCCGACGCCGTAAGGCTGACGCTCTCGCGACACCCGGACATCGCCCGCGCGATGGCGACGCTGGCGCGCGGACGTGCCGAACTTGGGGCAGCGCGCAGCGTCTGGACGCCGCAGCTCTCCTATCAGGCCAATATCGGTCCCAACATGCTTTCGGGGAAGAGCGGCTCGGGGCTCAACGACAATATGGCGGGGCCCAGCCTGACGCTCAATCAGCTGGTGTGGGATTTCGGCCGCTCGAAGGGCGAGATCGGCTATGCGGCCTCGACCGAGAGGCAGCGCGGCTTCGAGCTCGAAGCCGTTGCCGACGAACTTGCCGAACGCGGCGCGGTCTCCTTTCTGGACGTCAAACGATTCGAGCTGCTCGCGCTTGAAACCCAGAAGCATGTTCGTTCGCTCGAGCGGCTGCGCGGGCTGATCGGGCTGCGGGTCAATGCGGGGATTTCGGACAGGTCGGACCTGTTGCTCGCCGATGTCCGCGTAGAGAGCGCGCGCGCCGACGAGATCCGCGCGCGGTCCTCGCAAACGGTCGCCAAGGTGGCGCTGGCCAATCTGATTGGCGGCGTCGCGGATAGCTATACGGACCCGGCACCGGTGATCGCCGGCTTTGCGGAGCGCGACGCTGAACCCGATTTTGCGCAGCTGCCAGTGATCGCCGCCGCCGAACAGGCGGAGAAGGCCGCCGCCGCACGCATCGGCCAGGCGCGTGCGGAACGCTATCCGCGGCTCGGGCTTCAACTTGGCTATACCCGCAACAACTACAGCTACAATCTGCGCGACAACGGCTTCACCGCGATGATGACCGTGTCCGGCGATCTCTATCGCCGCAGCAATCGCTATGCCGTGCGTGCGGCCGAGGAGGATCGCCGCACTGCCGAAGCGGTCAAGCAATCCGCAATGCTTGATGTGCGGGGACGGGCACTGACAGCGCGTGAGGAAATCCGCGGCGGGTATCAGCGGATCGATGCCTATCGCCATCAGGAGCAGCAGGCGGTGTCGGCGAGCCGGATCTTCTTCGAGGAGTATAAGCTCGGCAAGCGCAGCCTGACCGATCTGCTCAACGCCGAACTGGAAATCTATCGCGCGGCCAGCGCGCGGATCGGCGCCGAATATGACATCATGACCGCGCGTGTGCGCTACGAGACGGTTCACGGCAAATTGCGGCAATCGCTGGGCCTTCCGTCTGCCCTGAGCGAGGGGGAAGAGGGTGGCCGATGA